From one Lolium rigidum isolate FL_2022 chromosome 4, APGP_CSIRO_Lrig_0.1, whole genome shotgun sequence genomic stretch:
- the LOC124705997 gene encoding uncharacterized protein LOC124705997 — protein MGNGLSPCSCTTAVHGEETEARLVFWGGPTRLAAASGPRPTTAGDVTAEAPDHLVCSGDSFFIGLPIPALPSGEQLQAGRTYFVLPAARFSCCQALTAASLASLSPAPTKVSLAGASSPFEYVTGDDGMSLIRVLPEFIEKVITCGGGGGGKSKCGAVSPDQLCSTPELRKHYMQLVGSRQQRPWSPGLETISEARKRRRMPSPVRLVGLAKNSR, from the coding sequence ATGGGCAACGGCCTTTCCCCTTGCTCGTGCACCACGGCCGTgcacggcgaggaaacggaggccaGGCTGGTGTTCTGGGGTGGGCCGACGAGGCTGGCCGCAGCTTCTGGCCCGAGGCCAACCACGGCCGGCGACGTCACGGCGGAAGCTCCCGACCACCTCGTCTGCTCCGGCGACTCCTTCTTCATCGGCCTCCCGATCCCGGCGCTACCGTCGGGCGAACAGCTTCAGGCGGGGCGGACCTACTTCGTGCTGCCCGCGGCCCGGTTCTCTTGTTGCCAGGCGCTCACCGCCGCCTCGCTCGCATCGCTGTCGCCGGCCCCGACGAAGGTGTCCCTTGCCGGCGCGTCATCACCGTTCGAGTACGTCACGGGTGACGACGGCATGTCGCTCATCAGGGTCCTCCCGGAGTTCATCGAGAAGGTGAtcacgtgcggcggcggcgggggaggcaaGAGCAAGTGTGGGGCGGTGTCGCCAGACCAGCTGTGCAGCACGCCGGAGCTGAGGAAGCACTACATGCAGCTGGTGGGATCGAGGCAGCAGCGGCCGTGGTCACCGGGGCTCGAGACGATATCGGAGgccaggaagaggaggcggatgcCGTCGCCGGTGAGGCTGGTCGGGC